In Balneola sp., one genomic interval encodes:
- the ilvB gene encoding acetolactate synthase, large subunit, biosynthetic type: protein MGTVEAPEKTSKPKTKASRRMTGAEALVQILLEEKVDMAFGYPGGAIMPVYDALYDHQETVHHILARHEQGAIHMAQGYARASGKVGVCLATSGPGATNLVTGIADAQIDSTPLVCITGQVNSSLLGSDAFQECDVLGISMPVTKWNYQITSAEEIPEALAKAFYLARSGRPGPVVIDITKDAQFEEFDFEYEKCTSLRSYAPKPKLNHTKIEEAAELINNAERPYVLFGQGVILGNAEKEFKQFIEKTGIPSAWTIMGLSALETDHPLNVGMLGMHGNYGPNLLTNECDVLIAIGMRFDDRVTGNLSKYAKQAKVIHLEIDPAEIDKNVPADVPVLGDAKESLTELIKLVKPNSHEDWLQRFRDCDKEEWDKVIEEELHPPSDVLSMGEVIRIINEKTNDDHILVTDVGQHQMVACRYTNFSRSKSNITSGGLGTMGFGLPAGIGAALGAPDRTVVAVVGDGGLQMTIQELATIYQTKAKVKVLLLNNEFLGMVRQWQQLFFEKRYSSTELINPDFQQLAKGFYIETAKVTERENLDQAIEEFINYDGAYFLEVRVGKENNVFPMVPSGSGVAEIRLE from the coding sequence ATGGGAACAGTAGAAGCACCAGAAAAAACATCAAAACCCAAAACAAAAGCATCCAGGCGCATGACCGGTGCGGAAGCATTGGTACAGATTCTCCTGGAAGAAAAGGTCGATATGGCTTTTGGATATCCCGGCGGAGCTATTATGCCGGTTTACGATGCTCTATATGATCATCAGGAAACCGTTCATCACATACTTGCCCGACACGAACAAGGCGCCATTCACATGGCTCAGGGTTATGCGAGAGCTTCCGGAAAAGTAGGAGTCTGTCTCGCTACATCCGGACCTGGAGCTACTAATTTGGTTACCGGAATAGCCGATGCGCAAATCGATTCAACCCCCCTTGTTTGTATTACAGGTCAGGTAAATTCTTCTTTATTGGGAAGTGATGCCTTTCAGGAATGTGATGTTTTGGGGATCTCAATGCCCGTTACAAAATGGAATTATCAGATTACCAGTGCGGAAGAAATACCCGAGGCTTTGGCGAAAGCATTTTACCTGGCGAGATCAGGCCGACCGGGACCGGTAGTTATTGACATCACTAAAGATGCTCAATTTGAAGAGTTTGATTTTGAGTATGAAAAGTGCACTTCACTTCGAAGCTATGCTCCCAAACCAAAACTAAATCACACCAAAATTGAAGAAGCCGCTGAGCTTATCAATAATGCCGAACGACCTTATGTTTTGTTTGGGCAAGGTGTGATTCTGGGAAATGCCGAAAAGGAATTCAAACAATTTATTGAGAAAACAGGAATTCCATCGGCCTGGACTATTATGGGGCTTTCTGCTCTAGAAACTGATCACCCCCTAAATGTCGGAATGTTGGGCATGCACGGAAATTATGGCCCCAACCTGCTTACCAACGAATGTGATGTACTTATCGCGATTGGCATGCGGTTTGATGATCGGGTAACCGGGAACCTTTCCAAATATGCCAAACAGGCGAAAGTTATTCATCTTGAAATTGATCCCGCAGAGATTGATAAAAATGTACCGGCAGATGTACCGGTTCTCGGCGACGCCAAAGAATCCCTCACTGAACTTATTAAACTGGTGAAACCCAATAGCCATGAAGACTGGCTGCAACGTTTTCGTGACTGTGATAAAGAGGAATGGGATAAAGTCATTGAGGAAGAACTTCACCCCCCCTCTGATGTTTTAAGCATGGGGGAAGTCATCCGCATTATTAACGAAAAGACTAATGATGACCATATTCTGGTTACCGATGTTGGTCAACACCAGATGGTGGCTTGCCGATATACCAACTTCAGCCGTTCGAAAAGCAACATCACTTCGGGCGGACTTGGCACAATGGGTTTTGGACTTCCGGCTGGAATTGGAGCCGCTCTTGGTGCTCCCGACCGAACCGTTGTTGCCGTAGTCGGCGATGGTGGTTTACAAATGACTATTCAGGAGTTGGCAACCATCTATCAAACCAAAGCAAAAGTAAAAGTACTGTTGCTCAATAATGAATTTTTAGGGATGGTCCGCCAGTGGCAGCAGCTCTTTTTTGAAAAAAGATATTCATCTACCGAACTCATTAATCCGGATTTCCAGCAGCTGGCGAAAGGTTTCTACATCGAAACAGCTAAAGTAACAGAGCGGGAAAATCTGGATCAGGCAATTGAAGAATTCATCAACTACGATGGCGCATACTTCCTGGAAGTAAGAGTTGGAAAAGAAAATAATGTATTCCCGATGGTCCCAAGCGGCTCGGGAGTTGCAGAAATAAGATTGGAGTGA
- a CDS encoding threonine dehydratase (catalyzes the formation of 2-oxobutanoate from L-threonine; biosynthetic), with product MPEAKTSNTVSVENIQEAAHVLKDIAIRTPLMYNHQLSEQSGANVWLKREDLQVVRSYKIRGAYHKIQSLNDKELENGIVCASAGNHAQGVAFACAKKKIKGVIFMPVPTPEQKVKQVKMFGKEFVEVRLVGDTFDDSFDEAMQFSKQQSAAFIPPFDDPKIIEGQGTVGKEILEDAEEPIDYLIVPIGGGGLSSGIGSYFSVLSPSTKIIGVEPEGAPAMKKSLEQGELLTLEKIDKFVDGAAVKRVGEHNFKICQEVLEKVITVHEGKVCSTILQLYNEQAIVAEPAGSLSVAALDFLKDEIKGKNVVCVVSGSNNDITRTAEIKERSMLYEGLKHYFIVDFPQRAGALREFLDNVLGPQDDIAHFEYSKKTSREQGPALIGIEIKAKNDFEPLVERMEAANINYEYVNNQPHLFRFLI from the coding sequence ATGCCAGAAGCAAAAACTTCGAATACCGTCTCGGTAGAAAACATACAGGAAGCTGCTCATGTTTTAAAAGACATCGCCATCCGCACTCCTTTGATGTATAATCATCAGCTTTCGGAGCAATCCGGTGCTAATGTCTGGCTGAAACGAGAAGACTTGCAGGTAGTTCGGTCTTATAAAATTCGTGGGGCTTATCATAAGATTCAAAGTCTAAATGACAAGGAACTAGAAAACGGTATTGTATGTGCAAGTGCGGGGAATCACGCTCAGGGCGTGGCCTTTGCCTGTGCTAAGAAGAAGATAAAAGGTGTCATATTTATGCCGGTTCCTACTCCCGAGCAGAAAGTAAAACAGGTTAAGATGTTTGGGAAGGAATTTGTAGAAGTCCGACTAGTGGGGGACACTTTCGACGATTCTTTTGACGAAGCCATGCAGTTTTCTAAGCAACAAAGCGCTGCTTTCATTCCTCCATTTGATGACCCCAAAATTATCGAGGGACAAGGAACAGTGGGTAAAGAAATTCTCGAAGATGCTGAAGAACCCATCGATTATTTAATTGTACCTATTGGCGGTGGCGGACTTTCATCCGGCATCGGTTCCTACTTCAGCGTGCTCTCTCCTTCCACTAAGATTATTGGGGTTGAACCGGAAGGAGCTCCGGCTATGAAAAAATCATTGGAACAGGGTGAACTTCTCACCTTAGAAAAAATCGACAAGTTTGTAGATGGGGCGGCGGTTAAGCGTGTGGGTGAACACAATTTTAAAATTTGTCAGGAAGTGTTGGAGAAAGTCATCACAGTTCACGAAGGCAAAGTATGCAGCACCATTCTTCAGTTGTATAATGAACAGGCTATTGTAGCTGAACCGGCCGGATCCTTATCAGTGGCAGCTCTGGACTTTCTCAAGGATGAAATCAAAGGAAAGAACGTTGTTTGTGTGGTAAGTGGGAGTAATAACGACATCACCCGAACTGCAGAGATTAAAGAGCGATCCATGTTGTACGAAGGACTGAAACACTATTTCATTGTGGACTTTCCTCAGCGCGCTGGTGCTTTACGTGAGTTTTTGGATAATGTCCTTGGACCTCAAGATGATATTGCCCATTTTGAGTACTCTAAGAAAACCAGCCGTGAACAAGGTCCTGCATTGATTGGTATCGAAATTAAAGCTAAAAACGATTTCGAGCCTTTAGTTGAGCGTATGGAAGCGGCGAATATTAACTACGAATACGTGAATAATCAGCCGCATTTGTTTAGATTTCTTATCTAA
- the ilvD gene encoding dihydroxy-acid dehydratase: MAELNKYSKQVTQDDSQPAAQAMLHAIGLDDEDLQKPLIGIASTGYEGNPCNMHLNDLALHVKKGIEASDLNGLIFNTIGISDGISMGTPGMRYSLPSRDLIADSMESVIKGMSYDGMAAIVGCDKNMPGALMAMIRVNRPSILVYGGTIAPGFHNGKKLDVVSAFEAWGQKVSGNMSERDFKDVIQHACPGAGACGGMYTANTMSSAIEALGMSLPYNSSNPATNSAKVLECEDIGKHLYYLLENDIKPLDILTKASFENAIRLIIVLGGSTNAVLHMIAIAKTAGIEIGLEDFQRLSNTTPFLADLKPSGKYVMEDLHEVGGVPAVMKYMLEHDLLDGTCKTVTGKTLAENLEEIDALGDSQDVIHPLNNPIKKNGHIQILYGNLAEEGAVAKITGKEGELFEGTARVFESEAEANEGIKNGKVESGDVVVIRYVGPKGGPGMPEMLKPTSAIMGAGLGKEVALITDGRFSGGTHGFVVGHITPEAQTGGAIGLVKNGDTIRIDATKNEINVLISDEELAARKKQWKEPLLKETSGTLYKYARTVSSASQGCVTDEF; this comes from the coding sequence ATGGCGGAATTAAATAAATACAGTAAACAAGTTACTCAGGATGACTCTCAACCGGCCGCCCAGGCTATGCTACATGCTATTGGTCTGGATGATGAAGACCTTCAAAAACCCCTCATCGGGATAGCTAGTACCGGTTATGAAGGCAATCCATGCAATATGCATCTCAATGATTTAGCCCTTCACGTTAAAAAGGGAATTGAGGCATCTGATTTAAATGGACTGATTTTCAACACCATCGGCATCAGTGATGGTATTTCTATGGGAACCCCGGGAATGAGGTATTCACTTCCCTCCCGCGACCTGATTGCAGATTCAATGGAATCCGTGATCAAAGGAATGTCTTATGATGGAATGGCAGCTATTGTGGGATGTGATAAGAATATGCCCGGAGCCTTAATGGCAATGATCAGGGTTAACCGACCTTCTATTCTTGTTTATGGAGGAACCATTGCCCCGGGGTTTCATAATGGAAAAAAGCTGGATGTAGTATCCGCCTTTGAAGCTTGGGGGCAAAAGGTAAGTGGCAATATGTCGGAAAGGGATTTTAAGGATGTGATCCAACATGCTTGTCCCGGTGCCGGTGCCTGCGGGGGAATGTACACCGCCAACACCATGTCATCGGCTATTGAAGCTTTAGGTATGAGTCTTCCTTATAACTCATCCAATCCTGCTACTAACAGTGCTAAAGTTTTGGAATGTGAAGACATCGGCAAACACCTCTACTACCTACTCGAAAATGACATTAAGCCTCTAGACATATTAACCAAAGCCTCTTTTGAGAATGCCATTCGCCTCATCATTGTCTTAGGCGGATCAACAAATGCGGTTCTGCACATGATTGCCATAGCTAAAACTGCCGGGATTGAAATAGGCCTGGAAGACTTTCAGCGACTCAGCAATACTACTCCATTTTTGGCTGATTTGAAGCCGAGCGGAAAATATGTAATGGAAGATTTACATGAAGTTGGCGGAGTTCCGGCCGTCATGAAATACATGCTAGAGCATGATTTACTTGATGGGACCTGCAAAACGGTTACCGGAAAAACGCTGGCTGAAAACCTCGAAGAAATTGATGCTCTGGGTGATAGCCAAGATGTTATTCACCCCTTGAATAACCCAATCAAGAAAAACGGGCATATACAAATTTTATATGGAAATCTTGCTGAAGAAGGTGCCGTGGCGAAAATCACTGGAAAAGAAGGCGAACTTTTTGAAGGAACGGCCCGGGTTTTTGAAAGTGAAGCGGAAGCCAATGAAGGTATTAAGAATGGAAAAGTTGAATCCGGAGACGTTGTTGTTATTCGATATGTAGGCCCCAAAGGCGGACCCGGAATGCCGGAAATGCTGAAACCCACGTCAGCGATTATGGGCGCAGGATTGGGTAAAGAAGTCGCGCTGATCACAGACGGAAGGTTTTCGGGCGGAACACACGGATTTGTTGTAGGTCATATCACTCCCGAAGCACAAACAGGCGGCGCAATAGGGCTGGTCAAGAATGGAGACACCATCAGAATTGACGCAACAAAGAATGAGATCAATGTGCTCATTTCTGATGAAGAGTTAGCCGCTCGAAAAAAACAATGGAAGGAGCCACTGCTGAAGGAGACTTCAGGAACCCTCTACAAATATGCACGAACCGTTTCCTCAGCTTCTCAAGGCTGCGTAACCGACGAGTTTTAA
- a CDS encoding fasciclin, translating to MRRLKSVLGVFALTFAMLLSTNVQAQDSDIVELAVATDDLSTLVTAVKAAGLVETLQSDGPFTVFAPTNAAFEALPEGVLEMLLKPENKDKLTAVLTYHVVSGKVMSGDLKDGMMATTVEGSKAEISINYGKVKVDGANVAMADIEASNGVVHVIDAIILPPSIQKALASNESDMEEDSGSDW from the coding sequence ATGAGAAGACTAAAATCAGTATTGGGAGTATTTGCACTTACATTTGCAATGCTTCTTTCGACAAACGTACAAGCGCAAGACAGTGATATTGTAGAATTAGCTGTCGCAACCGATGATCTTTCAACCCTTGTAACTGCCGTTAAAGCAGCAGGGTTAGTAGAGACGCTACAAAGTGACGGACCATTCACGGTCTTTGCACCAACCAACGCAGCATTTGAAGCACTTCCAGAAGGTGTTCTTGAAATGCTATTGAAACCGGAGAATAAGGATAAGCTTACAGCCGTATTGACCTACCATGTAGTGTCCGGCAAAGTAATGTCCGGCGACTTAAAAGATGGCATGATGGCAACAACCGTTGAAGGAAGTAAAGCTGAGATTTCTATCAACTATGGTAAAGTTAAAGTTGATGGCGCTAATGTTGCTATGGCTGATATTGAAGCTTCTAACGGTGTAGTACACGTTATTGACGCTATAATTCTGCCTCCAAGTATTCAGAAAGCACTTGCTTCCAACGAAAGTGATATGGAAGAAGATTCAGGAAGTGACTGGTAG
- the ilvN gene encoding acetolactate synthase small subunit: protein MESEAQEFTITAYTENHVGLLHRLTIIFTKRKINIESLTTSESETEGIYRFTIAVTETEEQVIKVIKQIQKQVEVFKADYYRKKEVVQQELALYKISTKSLTNGLEVERIVREHNARFLTIEKHFVVIEKSGYRRETMALFDELKPYGITEFVRSGRIAVSRERNGIGKDVEKMLAEATV from the coding sequence ATGGAATCAGAAGCACAAGAATTTACTATAACCGCTTATACCGAAAATCATGTGGGACTCCTGCACAGGCTCACCATCATTTTCACCAAGCGAAAGATTAACATCGAAAGCCTGACCACTTCAGAAAGTGAAACGGAGGGTATTTATCGATTTACCATTGCGGTTACCGAAACCGAAGAGCAGGTTATTAAAGTGATTAAACAGATTCAAAAACAGGTCGAAGTTTTCAAAGCCGACTATTACCGGAAGAAGGAAGTCGTTCAGCAAGAATTGGCCTTATATAAAATTTCAACCAAATCATTGACTAACGGACTCGAGGTGGAACGCATCGTTCGAGAGCACAATGCTCGCTTTCTCACTATAGAAAAGCATTTTGTAGTGATCGAAAAGTCCGGATATCGCAGAGAAACCATGGCCCTCTTTGATGAACTAAAACCTTATGGCATCACTGAATTTGTGCGATCGGGACGGATAGCTGTTTCCCGGGAACGTAATGGCATTGGCAAGGATGTTGAGAAAATGCTCGCAGAAGCGACTGTTTAA
- the ilvC gene encoding ketol-acid reductoisomerase, translating into MALLNFGGVEEEVVTREEFPLEKAQETMKNETIAVLGYGVQGPGQALNLKDNGFNVIVGQRKNSSTWDKAVEDGWVPGETLFEIEEAAQRGTVVQYLLSDAGQISVWPTVKAALNPGDALYFSHGFGITYKERTGIIPPNDVDVILVAPKGSGTSLRRMFLEGRGLNSSYAIFQDATGNAKERVTALGIGVGSGYLFETTFKDEVYSDLTGERGTLMGAIQGIFAAQYEVLRSNGHSPSEAFNETVEELTQSLMPLVAENGMDWMYANCSTTAQRGALDWWKKFRDATKPVFENLYEEVAAGREAQKSIDSNSKEDYRAKLEEELKELRESEMWKAGATVRQLRPENSKVEAELAEE; encoded by the coding sequence ATGGCACTTTTAAATTTTGGCGGCGTTGAAGAAGAAGTAGTAACACGGGAAGAGTTCCCTCTTGAGAAAGCTCAGGAAACAATGAAAAACGAAACCATTGCGGTTTTAGGCTATGGTGTTCAGGGACCCGGACAGGCTCTTAATCTCAAAGATAATGGCTTCAATGTTATTGTAGGTCAACGTAAAAATTCGAGCACCTGGGATAAAGCCGTTGAAGATGGCTGGGTTCCCGGCGAGACTCTTTTTGAAATTGAGGAAGCTGCACAGCGAGGAACCGTGGTTCAATATCTGCTCTCTGATGCCGGACAAATTTCTGTGTGGCCTACGGTGAAAGCTGCCTTAAATCCCGGTGATGCTCTTTACTTCTCACATGGTTTTGGGATCACTTATAAAGAACGAACCGGAATTATCCCACCAAATGATGTTGACGTAATTTTAGTAGCTCCAAAAGGTTCAGGAACCTCCCTCCGGCGTATGTTTTTGGAGGGACGGGGCCTGAACTCCAGCTACGCCATTTTTCAGGATGCAACAGGCAATGCTAAAGAACGTGTTACCGCTTTAGGTATTGGAGTTGGTTCCGGGTACCTATTCGAAACAACTTTTAAAGATGAAGTCTACAGCGATTTAACAGGTGAACGTGGCACACTAATGGGTGCTATTCAGGGAATTTTTGCAGCTCAGTATGAAGTGCTTCGCTCCAACGGCCACTCCCCTTCTGAAGCCTTTAATGAAACGGTGGAAGAACTCACCCAATCATTGATGCCTTTGGTTGCTGAGAACGGAATGGACTGGATGTACGCCAATTGCTCAACCACAGCTCAACGCGGTGCTTTGGATTGGTGGAAGAAGTTCCGGGATGCAACTAAACCTGTTTTTGAAAATTTATATGAAGAAGTAGCAGCAGGAAGGGAAGCACAGAAGTCCATAGACTCTAATTCTAAAGAAGACTACCGGGCCAAGCTGGAAGAAGAACTTAAAGAACTCCGCGAATCTGAAATGTGGAAAGCCGGAGCTACGGTTCGTCAGCTAAGACCCGAGAATAGTAAGGTTGAAGCAGAATTAGCTGAGGAATAA
- a CDS encoding DUF1059 domain-containing protein has protein sequence MKTMTCKQLGGACDVEFKGKTFQEIAEQSKKHGTEMFQQKDEAHLEAMQEMSEMMNDPEAMQKWMEKKRKEFENLPEN, from the coding sequence ATGAAAACGATGACATGTAAACAATTAGGCGGTGCCTGTGATGTAGAATTCAAAGGTAAGACTTTCCAGGAAATTGCCGAGCAAAGCAAAAAGCATGGTACCGAAATGTTTCAGCAAAAAGATGAGGCTCATTTAGAAGCCATGCAGGAAATGTCGGAAATGATGAACGATCCTGAGGCTATGCAAAAATGGATGGAAAAGAAGCGAAAGGAATTTGAGAACCTTCCCGAAAACTGA